The Verrucomicrobium spinosum DSM 4136 = JCM 18804 DNA segment TGGCGCTGGCTGGGTATTTCATGTTCTCGTTGACCTTGCCGAACGAGACGGTCACCCGCCACGTGCAGCATGTTGCTGTTGGGGAGACCATGAAGCCTGCGAAGCAGACCCCAGAGAGATCGTCCCTCCCAAAATTGCCTGCGAGGTTAGCTGACGGGCTGGACCTTGGAAGTGGTCCCTGCAAGCGGTTGCCCGCTTCGTTCGCCCCGTCCTGATTCTCTTGCGAAAACCAGGAGTTCGGTTCCCCCGCGCCACTACTGAGGAAGCAGTAATGACTTCGGCTGACAGTGGGATGTTATTCCATGGACCTTTTTTGTCAAATGGAACCGGTGACACCCCGGGCGGACCCTGCGCAAGTCCTTGTGATTCATGCTTGAAGTTGCGGGCGTTCGTTGTCTTTATCGGGTGTGAGCGAAAGCATTTCCAATGCGCCATTGGGCGTCTTTGATTCCGGAGTGGGCGGCCTGACGGTGGTGCGCGCCCTGCTGGATCTTCTGCCGAACGAATCGATCATTTATCTCGGCGATACCGCCCGGGTGCCCTATGGATCCAAGTCGCCCGACACAATCCGCAAGTTCTCGGTGGAGGACACCCAGTTCCTGCTGAGCAAAGGGGTGAAGGCGGTGGTGGTGGCCTGCAACACCGCGACGGCCCACGCGTTGCCGCAGTTGCGGCAGATGTTTCGTGTGCCGGTGGTGGGCGTGTTGGAACCTGGTGTGGAGGCTACGCTGGCCGATCCTGCCTGTCAGCGGGTGGGGATCATCGGCACAGCGGGAACCATCAAGAGTCATGCCTATCAGCATGAGCTGGCCATGCGTCGTCCAGACCTGCAGATCTATGCCGAGGCGACGCCTCTGCTGGTGCCGCTGGTGGAGGAGGACTGGATCGACCATCCGGCGACCAAGATGGTGCTGCGGGAGTATCTCAAGCCCATGCTGGACAAGGGCATGGACACTCTGGTCCTAGGGTGCACTCACTACCCCCTGCTGAAGCCCTTGTTAAAGCGGATCTTGAACAACAAGGTGCGGATGGTGGACTCTGCTCTGACCTGTGCCGAGCACGTCAAACGCATGCTGGCGGAGCAGGGGCTGGAACGCACCGCCAAGGGCAAGCCCAAGCTGGAGGTGTATCTGACGGACTTGTCAGAGCACTCTGAGGAGTTGGCGAAGCGGTTCCTGCATACCGAATTCGGCAAGGTGCAGCGCGCCAGCCTGGCATCGTAGGCACGGTGAGAGAGCGGGCGGCTCAGCCGCTCACGGCAGGGCGGATATTCAGGATGCCCTTGGCGATCGCTTCCGCCAGCTTTTGACGGTGGGAGGGGGTGTTGCAGAGGATCGCCTCGGCGGGATTGCTCAAGAAGCCGCACTCCACCAGAACGGCGGGGCCTTTGGTACGGGTGAGGACGGCAAAGTCCTGGTACGTGATACCCCGATCTACGCCGGGCACGTTTTCCTTGAGGGAGGTCTGGATGCTTTGGGCAATCTCCTTGCTCATAGCTCCCCGATAGAACGTCTCATACCCGGAGATGCCGGAGACGCGGATCGCATTGAAGTGAATGCTGACCAGCAGGGAGTTGGGGAACCGGTTGGCCATGATGGCCCGATCGTCCAGCGAGACGGTTTTATCATAGCGCCGGGTCATGACGGTGGTGACGCCTTGGTCCCGGAGAAT contains these protein-coding regions:
- the murI gene encoding glutamate racemase; this encodes MSESISNAPLGVFDSGVGGLTVVRALLDLLPNESIIYLGDTARVPYGSKSPDTIRKFSVEDTQFLLSKGVKAVVVACNTATAHALPQLRQMFRVPVVGVLEPGVEATLADPACQRVGIIGTAGTIKSHAYQHELAMRRPDLQIYAEATPLLVPLVEEDWIDHPATKMVLREYLKPMLDKGMDTLVLGCTHYPLLKPLLKRILNNKVRMVDSALTCAEHVKRMLAEQGLERTAKGKPKLEVYLTDLSEHSEELAKRFLHTEFGKVQRASLAS
- a CDS encoding N-acetylmuramoyl-L-alanine amidase, yielding MSLPGKLVSPRPQRPPLTLAAILVWGFLTLFASTPPARAFQLVVVDPGHGGADGGTSWHGLLEKTLTLDVAKRLETILRDQGVTTVMTRRYDKTVSLDDRAIMANRFPNSLLVSIHFNAIRVSGISGYETFYRGAMSKEIAQSIQTSLKENVPGVDRGITYQDFAVLTRTKGPAVLVECGFLSNPAEAILCNTPSHRQKLAEAIAKGILNIRPAVSG